The Haloferax sp. Atlit-12N genome window below encodes:
- a CDS encoding ABC transporter ATP-binding protein, translating into MTTDDPIIEINNAAVTYDGGETFVLDHVSMSIERGEILGIVGESGSGKSMFADSMLDAIPDPGRLSGEILYHRDDGTTVDVLELSDDELREFRWEEVSMVFQGAMSSFNPTMKIGGHFRETLKAHDADVTSGMEFARELLSDLYLDADRVLTSYPHELSGGMQQRALIALSLILEPEVLVMDEPTAALDLLMQRSILTLLEDLQEKYDLTMVFITHDLPLVAELADRMAVMYAFQLIEVGDREQLIANSGHPYTRALLNATPDIEAPLGEMRPIEGQSPAPINVPQGCSFAPRCPLATEECRVEDPASTQLDDGHAVACHYAEDARDEIALHFDRSEESVPVSGGGGS; encoded by the coding sequence ATGACGACAGACGACCCAATCATCGAGATCAACAACGCGGCCGTCACGTACGACGGCGGCGAGACGTTCGTGTTGGACCACGTGAGCATGTCTATCGAACGCGGCGAGATTCTCGGCATCGTGGGCGAGAGCGGAAGCGGCAAGTCGATGTTCGCCGATTCGATGCTGGATGCCATCCCCGACCCCGGACGACTGTCCGGTGAGATACTCTACCACCGCGACGATGGGACCACAGTCGACGTACTCGAACTCTCCGACGATGAACTTCGAGAGTTTCGGTGGGAGGAGGTGTCGATGGTCTTCCAGGGCGCGATGAGTTCGTTCAACCCGACGATGAAGATCGGCGGACATTTCAGAGAGACGCTGAAGGCCCACGACGCCGACGTTACGTCGGGAATGGAGTTCGCCCGTGAACTCCTCTCAGACCTGTACCTCGACGCGGACCGTGTGCTGACGTCGTACCCACACGAACTCTCCGGCGGGATGCAACAGCGGGCACTCATCGCCCTGTCGCTCATCCTCGAACCCGAGGTGCTGGTGATGGACGAACCGACCGCCGCACTCGACCTCCTGATGCAGCGTTCTATCCTGACGCTCCTCGAGGACCTACAGGAGAAGTACGACCTGACGATGGTGTTCATCACGCACGACCTGCCGCTGGTCGCCGAACTCGCCGACCGGATGGCCGTCATGTACGCCTTCCAACTCATCGAGGTCGGCGACCGTGAGCAACTCATCGCGAATAGTGGGCACCCATACACGCGGGCGTTGCTCAATGCGACGCCCGACATCGAAGCACCGCTCGGAGAGATGCGACCAATCGAGGGACAGAGTCCAGCGCCCATCAACGTTCCACAGGGGTGTTCGTTCGCACCGCGATGTCCACTCGCCACCGAAGAGTGCCGAGTTGAAGACCCGGCGTCCACGCAACTCGACGACGGCCACGCCGTTGCCTGTCACTACGCGGAAGACGCACGAGACGAGATTGCGCTGCACTTCGACCGTTCCGAGGAGTCGGTTCCGGTCTCGGGAGGTGGTGGGTCGTGA
- a CDS encoding oligopeptide/dipeptide ABC transporter ATP-binding protein: MSRAGESSTEVDQRDEPLISLENVEVHFEKDQGLFDLFEDPDVVKAVDGVSLDIEENDVLALVGESGCGKTTLGKTTIGLQRPTGGTVTYKGQDIWAAKDGTGEIPFDEIRSSLQIIHQDPGSSLNPNRRILSILAEPIKLTHPDVGTSERRERIHALLERVGMNPAADFADRYPHQLSGGEKQRVALCRALLMNPDVILADEAISALDVSLRVEMMDLMLDLQSEFDTSFVFVSHDLSNARYFAEHGDGRIGVMYLGNLVEVGPADQLIGDPSHPYTNVLRWATPNLSRQSGEAGEPPMRKIDIPDPVNPPSGCRFHTRCPEAREACREEFPQLQQSGEAAGHRVACFRDDPNHTYWDSDPLSEEGD; the protein is encoded by the coding sequence GTGAGTCGTGCCGGCGAATCGTCGACTGAGGTCGACCAACGCGACGAGCCACTCATCTCACTCGAAAACGTCGAAGTCCACTTCGAAAAAGACCAAGGGCTGTTCGACCTCTTCGAGGACCCGGACGTGGTCAAAGCAGTCGATGGCGTCTCGCTCGACATCGAGGAGAACGACGTCCTCGCACTCGTTGGGGAAAGCGGGTGTGGAAAGACCACACTCGGGAAGACGACCATCGGACTCCAGCGACCGACGGGCGGGACGGTGACCTACAAAGGACAGGACATCTGGGCCGCGAAAGACGGCACTGGAGAGATACCGTTCGACGAGATTCGGTCGTCACTCCAGATCATCCATCAGGACCCCGGGAGTTCGCTCAACCCAAACCGGCGGATTCTGAGCATCCTCGCAGAGCCGATCAAGCTCACTCACCCGGATGTCGGGACCAGCGAACGCCGCGAGCGGATTCACGCGCTTCTCGAACGCGTCGGTATGAACCCCGCAGCGGACTTCGCGGACCGATATCCACACCAGCTCAGCGGCGGGGAAAAACAGCGCGTGGCGCTCTGTCGCGCCCTTTTGATGAATCCCGACGTCATCCTCGCAGACGAGGCGATAAGCGCACTCGACGTCTCCTTACGGGTCGAAATGATGGACCTGATGCTCGATTTGCAGTCGGAGTTCGACACCTCGTTCGTGTTCGTCTCACACGACCTCTCGAACGCACGGTACTTCGCAGAACACGGGGACGGGCGAATCGGGGTGATGTATCTCGGGAATCTGGTCGAGGTCGGCCCAGCAGACCAACTCATCGGCGACCCCAGTCACCCGTACACGAACGTCCTCCGCTGGGCGACGCCGAACTTGTCCCGACAGTCGGGTGAGGCTGGTGAGCCGCCGATGCGGAAGATAGACATCCCAGACCCAGTCAACCCACCGAGTGGGTGCCGGTTCCACACGCGCTGTCCCGAAGCCCGTGAGGCATGTCGGGAGGAGTTCCCACAACTCCAACAGTCAGGCGAGGCCGCTGGCCATCGCGTCGCCTGCTTCAGAGACGACCCGAACCACACCTATTGGGATAGCGACCCGCTGTCGGAGGAGGGTGACTGA
- a CDS encoding class 1 fructose-bisphosphatase has protein sequence MTDPSSREDDVVDAVVETLCAAAPSIRAGLPGRRVYEEGTNPSGERQLEADTYADELLLKRLRPLDGVGQYASEERAEVIDIGEGVSVALDPLDGSTNLKPNNVMGTLYSIYDEPLPTGGENLLAAGYILYGPVTTLVAARDGVVSEYILESGIKRPLREELTLPDDPAIFSFGGRANHWFDEFETFARETERTEGMKLRYGGSMIGDVNQILHYGGIFAYPAQTDAPSGKLRQQFEGFPIGYIIECAGGRSSDGEQSLLSGTPDGIHDRVPVYVGNDSLVESLEARLG, from the coding sequence ATGACAGACCCATCGAGTCGGGAGGACGACGTGGTCGACGCCGTCGTCGAGACGCTCTGTGCGGCCGCGCCGTCGATTCGAGCGGGACTGCCCGGTCGACGCGTCTACGAGGAGGGCACGAACCCGAGCGGCGAGCGCCAGTTGGAAGCCGACACCTACGCCGACGAACTGCTGTTGAAGCGACTCCGTCCCCTCGACGGCGTCGGCCAGTACGCCAGCGAGGAGCGCGCCGAGGTCATCGACATCGGCGAGGGCGTGTCCGTCGCGCTCGACCCGCTCGACGGGTCGACGAACCTGAAACCGAACAACGTCATGGGGACGCTCTACAGCATCTACGACGAACCGCTCCCCACGGGCGGCGAGAACCTGCTCGCCGCGGGCTACATCCTCTACGGTCCGGTGACGACGCTCGTGGCCGCCCGCGACGGCGTCGTCAGCGAGTACATCCTCGAATCGGGTATCAAGCGCCCGCTCCGCGAGGAGTTGACGCTCCCCGACGACCCCGCCATCTTCAGTTTCGGCGGCCGGGCCAACCACTGGTTCGACGAGTTCGAGACGTTCGCCCGCGAGACCGAACGCACCGAGGGAATGAAACTCCGCTACGGCGGGTCGATGATCGGCGACGTGAACCAGATTCTCCACTACGGCGGCATCTTCGCGTACCCCGCCCAGACTGACGCGCCGAGCGGGAAACTTCGACAGCAGTTCGAGGGCTTCCCCATCGGCTACATCATCGAGTGCGCCGGCGGGCGGTCGTCCGATGGCGAGCAGTCGCTCCTTTCGGGAACGCCCGACGGCATCCACGACCGCGTCCCGGTCTACGTCGGCAACGACTCGCTCGTCGAGTCGCTGGAAGCGCGACTGGGCTGA
- a CDS encoding Cdc6/Cdc18 family protein: MDIEARIKRRQRRDGEPRLLVDYDSLSPVAHIDDPVNCGPVLERLLDYLDPVFDGHLPPNAYVYGPKGSGKSAVVTALFDRLVRVSSVNNAAIHTTTRVQATFAPRFVYVDARETSSAFAFYHAVLDALVDESVPKQGIKTEALQSRLKATLDGPKTGAIVAVDHLEEPGTLDGETFVDLCAGLPSKVSWLAIGRSSPDETVLTDYTASEIEFEPYQSQVLIDVLMTRASAAGSQRTLDHRLARDIAEWADGDAHDALAALFGAADEAARNRHQSITAADTAAGIAAVPQPCVSLGRVFALPENRQQVLHELLTLRPDQQESVQATSQHIANSVDLSAATVKRILYELAEDGITRRVTAERVDRKGRPPSRLEPQFPTVVFERLFAAR, encoded by the coding sequence ATGGACATCGAAGCGAGGATCAAACGTCGGCAGCGCCGTGACGGTGAGCCTCGCCTCCTCGTCGACTACGATTCGCTCTCGCCGGTCGCACACATCGACGACCCGGTGAACTGCGGACCGGTGTTGGAGCGACTGCTCGACTACCTCGACCCGGTGTTCGACGGTCACCTCCCGCCGAACGCCTACGTCTACGGCCCCAAAGGGTCGGGGAAGTCGGCGGTCGTGACGGCGCTTTTCGACCGCCTCGTCCGCGTGTCGAGCGTCAACAACGCCGCCATCCACACGACGACCCGCGTGCAGGCGACGTTCGCGCCGCGGTTCGTCTACGTCGACGCGCGCGAGACGTCGAGCGCGTTCGCGTTCTACCACGCCGTGCTCGATGCGCTCGTCGACGAGTCGGTGCCGAAGCAGGGCATCAAGACGGAGGCGCTCCAGTCGCGGCTCAAAGCGACGCTCGACGGTCCGAAGACGGGCGCTATCGTCGCCGTCGACCACCTCGAAGAGCCGGGGACGCTCGACGGCGAGACGTTCGTCGACCTCTGTGCCGGGCTTCCGAGCAAAGTCAGTTGGTTAGCCATCGGGCGCTCGTCGCCCGACGAGACGGTGCTGACCGACTACACGGCCAGCGAGATCGAGTTCGAGCCGTACCAGAGTCAGGTGCTCATCGACGTGCTGATGACCCGGGCGTCGGCCGCGGGGTCTCAGCGAACGCTCGACCACCGACTGGCTCGTGACATCGCCGAGTGGGCCGACGGCGACGCCCACGACGCGCTCGCGGCGCTGTTCGGCGCGGCCGACGAGGCGGCCCGGAACAGACATCAGAGCATCACCGCCGCCGACACCGCCGCGGGAATCGCCGCGGTCCCGCAGCCCTGTGTCTCGCTCGGCCGCGTGTTCGCGCTTCCGGAGAACCGCCAGCAGGTGCTCCACGAACTCCTCACGTTACGACCCGACCAACAGGAGTCGGTGCAGGCGACGAGCCAGCACATCGCCAACTCGGTCGACCTCTCGGCGGCGACGGTCAAGCGAATCCTCTACGAACTCGCCGAAGACGGCATCACCCGCCGGGTCACGGCGGAGCGCGTCGACCGGAAGGGGCGGCCGCCGAGCCGACTCGAACCGCAGTTCCCGACGGTCGTGTTCGAACGCTTATTCGCCGCTCGGTAA
- the glpK gene encoding glycerol kinase GlpK, producing the protein MTDTYVGSIDQGTTGTRFMIFDHSGQVVGNAYEKHEQIYPNPGWVEHDPLEIWENTKQVITDGLADAGLDAAQLEALGITNQRETTIVWDRETGKPVHNALVWQDRRTTDRVEELQAEDKVEWIREKTGLEADAYFSATKVEWILDNAEPLKLQSSRGDDLRSRAEEGELLMGTIDAWLIYNLTGNHITDVSNASRTMLYDIEALDWDDDLLAEFDVPKEMVPEVRPSSDENLYGHTDADGFLGASIPVAGALGDQQAALFGQTCFDEGDAKNTYGTGSFYLMNTGTEAVSSDHGLLTTIGFQLSGEPVQYALEGSIFITGAAIEWLEDVDLINNAAQTAELARSVKSTDGVYMVPAFTGLGAPHWDGRARGTIVGMTRGTRKEHLVRATLESIAYQTRDVAEAMEADSGVELNALRVDGGAVKNNFLCQLQSDIIQTDIARPEVDETTALGSAYAAGLAVGYWDTVDELRDNWQVDREFSPEADTERVDKMYDRWHDAVDRSLDWAREDEAEGDE; encoded by the coding sequence ATGACAGACACATACGTCGGTTCGATCGACCAGGGGACGACCGGAACGCGCTTCATGATCTTCGATCACAGCGGGCAGGTCGTCGGCAACGCCTACGAGAAACACGAGCAGATTTACCCGAATCCGGGCTGGGTCGAACACGACCCCCTCGAAATCTGGGAGAACACGAAACAGGTCATCACGGACGGGTTGGCCGACGCCGGCCTCGACGCGGCGCAACTCGAAGCGCTCGGCATCACGAACCAGCGCGAGACGACCATCGTCTGGGACCGCGAGACGGGCAAGCCGGTCCACAACGCGCTCGTCTGGCAGGACCGTCGGACGACCGACCGCGTCGAGGAGCTCCAGGCCGAAGACAAAGTCGAGTGGATTCGCGAGAAGACCGGCCTCGAAGCGGACGCCTACTTCTCGGCGACGAAAGTCGAGTGGATTCTCGACAACGCGGAGCCGCTGAAGCTCCAGAGTTCGCGCGGCGACGACCTCCGCAGTCGGGCCGAGGAGGGCGAACTCCTGATGGGCACCATCGACGCGTGGCTCATCTACAACCTGACGGGCAACCACATCACTGACGTATCGAACGCCTCGCGGACGATGCTCTACGACATCGAGGCGCTCGACTGGGACGACGACCTCCTCGCCGAGTTCGACGTACCCAAAGAGATGGTCCCGGAGGTCCGGCCGTCCTCGGACGAGAACCTCTACGGCCACACGGACGCCGACGGCTTCCTCGGTGCTTCGATACCCGTCGCGGGCGCGCTCGGCGACCAGCAGGCAGCGTTGTTCGGCCAGACCTGCTTCGACGAGGGCGACGCGAAGAACACCTACGGCACCGGCTCGTTCTACCTCATGAACACCGGGACCGAGGCGGTCTCGTCCGACCACGGCCTCCTGACGACCATCGGGTTCCAACTCTCCGGCGAGCCCGTCCAGTACGCCCTCGAAGGCTCTATCTTCATCACGGGCGCGGCCATCGAGTGGCTCGAAGACGTCGACCTCATCAACAACGCCGCCCAGACCGCTGAGCTGGCGCGTTCGGTTAAATCCACCGACGGCGTCTACATGGTCCCGGCGTTCACGGGCCTCGGTGCGCCCCACTGGGACGGTCGCGCCCGCGGCACCATCGTCGGCATGACCCGCGGCACGCGAAAAGAGCATCTCGTCCGTGCGACGCTCGAATCCATCGCCTACCAGACCCGCGACGTGGCCGAGGCGATGGAGGCGGACTCCGGCGTCGAACTGAACGCGCTCCGCGTCGACGGCGGCGCGGTCAAGAACAACTTCCTCTGTCAGCTCCAGTCCGACATCATCCAGACGGACATCGCCCGGCCGGAGGTCGACGAGACGACCGCCCTCGGGTCGGCGTACGCCGCCGGCCTCGCCGTCGGCTACTGGGACACCGTCGACGAACTCCGCGACAACTGGCAGGTCGACCGAGAGTTCTCGCCCGAAGCCGACACCGAGCGCGTCGACAAGATGTACGACCGCTGGCACGACGCGGTCGACCGCTCGCTCGACTGGGCGCGCGAAGACGAAGCCGAGGGGGACGAGTGA
- a CDS encoding DUF2249 domain-containing protein has product MADTTLDVRELPPVERHPKIHAAFDDLDAGESLTMLNDHDPKPLFYEMQAEVDAFDADNYTVEQRAPDEFAATFPKK; this is encoded by the coding sequence ATGGCAGACACCACCCTCGACGTGCGCGAACTTCCACCGGTCGAGCGCCACCCGAAGATTCACGCCGCGTTCGACGACCTCGACGCAGGCGAGTCGCTGACGATGCTCAACGACCACGACCCGAAGCCGCTGTTCTACGAAATGCAGGCGGAAGTCGACGCCTTCGACGCCGACAACTACACCGTCGAACAGCGCGCTCCCGACGAATTCGCGGCGACGTTCCCGAAAAAGTAG
- a CDS encoding cupin domain-containing protein gives MPEHAALDDLPPQMHAPVFETDRPKTVRLRLEAGDEVPEHSHPGFDIVFHVVDGRMELALGGETHEVAAGELLRFGGDRDISPRAPVDSTAVLVFAPANDD, from the coding sequence ATGCCAGAACACGCCGCGCTCGACGACCTCCCGCCGCAGATGCACGCGCCCGTCTTCGAGACTGACCGCCCGAAAACCGTCAGACTCCGCCTCGAAGCCGGCGACGAGGTGCCGGAACACTCTCACCCCGGGTTCGACATCGTCTTCCACGTCGTCGACGGCCGGATGGAACTCGCGCTCGGCGGCGAGACGCACGAGGTCGCGGCGGGAGAGCTGCTGCGGTTCGGCGGCGACCGCGACATCTCGCCGCGCGCCCCAGTCGATAGTACCGCAGTGCTCGTGTTCGCGCCGGCCAACGACGACTGA